A stretch of the uncultured Cohaesibacter sp. genome encodes the following:
- the rlmH gene encoding 23S rRNA (pseudouridine(1915)-N(3))-methyltransferase RlmH, with translation MKLVIAAIGRQKAGPETDLVARYQDRAKKAGRSLGLSGPDIIEFAESRARSTPERKSQEADQLLKSLPSGAYVIALDEHGKNISSEAFAKLIDKQRNAGAPAVAFVIGGPDGHGDELLARADTKLALGAMTWPHQLARMLLTEQVYRAITILTGHPYHRV, from the coding sequence ATGAAGCTAGTCATAGCAGCTATCGGGCGGCAAAAAGCCGGCCCGGAGACTGATCTCGTCGCGCGTTATCAGGACAGGGCAAAAAAGGCTGGACGCTCTTTGGGACTGTCCGGCCCTGACATCATCGAATTTGCCGAAAGCCGTGCGCGCTCCACACCGGAGCGCAAAAGCCAAGAAGCAGACCAACTTTTGAAAAGCCTGCCGTCCGGCGCTTATGTCATTGCCCTTGATGAACATGGCAAGAATATCTCCAGCGAAGCCTTTGCCAAGCTGATCGACAAGCAGCGCAATGCAGGTGCGCCTGCGGTTGCCTTCGTCATCGGCGGCCCTGATGGACATGGTGACGAATTGCTCGCTCGCGCCGATACCAAACTCGCACTTGGTGCCATGACATGGCCGCACCAACTGGCGCGCATGCTGCTGACCGAGCAGGTCTATCGCGCCATCACCATTCTCACCGGCCATCCCTATCATCGCGTTTGA
- the rsfS gene encoding ribosome silencing factor gives MPEGLSPASLVTDRKDPEQALELILASLDESKAEDILSIDLRGKSALADFMVIASGRSHRHVGAVSDRLLRDLKDNGFGNAHVEGLPNCDWVLIDTGDHIVHIFRPEVREFYNIEKMWAAEAQGDA, from the coding sequence ATGCCAGAAGGCCTCTCTCCCGCAAGCCTCGTAACGGATCGCAAGGATCCTGAACAGGCTCTCGAGTTGATCCTCGCAAGCTTGGATGAGTCCAAGGCAGAGGACATCTTGTCCATTGACCTGCGCGGCAAATCAGCCCTTGCCGACTTCATGGTCATCGCCTCCGGTCGTTCCCATCGTCATGTCGGGGCCGTCTCTGATCGTCTCTTGCGAGACCTCAAGGACAATGGCTTTGGCAACGCGCATGTGGAAGGTCTGCCCAATTGCGATTGGGTGCTGATCGACACGGGCGACCATATTGTTCACATCTTCCGCCCGGAAGTCCGCGAATTCTACAATATCGAGAAAATGTGGGCAGCCGAAGCTCAAGGCGACGCTTGA
- a CDS encoding nicotinate-nucleotide adenylyltransferase, translated as MRIGLYGGSFNPAHEGHRHVALTALRRLDLDRIWCLVTPGNPLKDIRDLPDLDSRIAYTAKVMDHPHIEITGLEAQAGTTYTAMTLKWLQQRTRGVDLVWIMGADNLMQFHHWQQWRSIMASMPVAIVDRPGYSRAPLKATAAKAFAHARIQDNRARALVGAPCPVWTFLYGPRSHLSSTALRRHSQEQSL; from the coding sequence ATGCGCATTGGCCTTTATGGTGGAAGCTTCAATCCCGCCCATGAAGGCCACCGCCATGTGGCCTTAACGGCCCTGCGCCGCCTCGACCTCGATCGTATCTGGTGTCTGGTCACGCCGGGAAATCCACTCAAGGATATCAGAGACTTACCCGATCTAGACAGCCGCATAGCCTATACCGCAAAGGTCATGGATCACCCGCATATTGAAATCACCGGCCTTGAGGCTCAGGCAGGCACGACCTACACCGCCATGACCCTCAAATGGCTGCAACAGCGCACCCGCGGCGTTGACCTGGTCTGGATCATGGGGGCGGACAATTTGATGCAGTTTCACCATTGGCAACAATGGCGGTCGATTATGGCCTCAATGCCGGTTGCAATTGTGGACAGACCCGGATACAGTCGCGCACCGCTGAAGGCGACTGCCGCAAAAGCGTTTGCTCACGCTCGTATTCAAGACAATCGGGCAAGAGCGCTCGTGGGCGCGCCCTGCCCTGTCTGGACATTTTTGTATGGGCCCCGCTCACATCTGTCTTCGACGGCGCTGAGGCGACATTCGCAGGAGCAATCGCTGTAG
- a CDS encoding glutamate-5-semialdehyde dehydrogenase, whose protein sequence is MNDMTSTVADIMSDLGRRARAAARQLANAPSAQKNKALSEAAAAIRSSIPAIIEANAKDVAKGKEDGMTKAFLDRLTLDESRIEAIAAGLDAIVELPDPVGGIIAGWDRPNGLKIERVRTPLGVIGVIYESRPNVTADAGALCLKAGNAAILRGGSDSYHSSRAIHACLVAGLEAAGLPADSVQIVPTTDRAAVGEMLRGLGGTVDVIVPRGGKGLVGRVQEEARVPVFSHLEGICHIYIDKAADATKAIDIAINAKMRRTGICGSAETLLIDRAVAESIGKPVLEALAAAGCEIRGTDEIRALFPAAMEAKEEDWSTEYLDAIISAKLVDGVAEAIDHIATYSSSHTESILTEDAAAAERFLNEVDSAIVMHNASTQFADGGEFGMGAEIGIATGRMHARGPVGLEQLTSFKYRVHGTGQTRP, encoded by the coding sequence ATGAATGACATGACCAGCACTGTCGCAGACATCATGAGCGATCTCGGTCGCCGGGCACGCGCCGCCGCACGCCAGCTGGCCAATGCGCCAAGCGCGCAGAAAAACAAGGCCCTCAGCGAAGCGGCTGCCGCCATCCGTTCCAGCATCCCCGCCATTATTGAAGCCAACGCCAAGGATGTCGCAAAGGGCAAGGAAGACGGCATGACCAAGGCATTCCTTGATCGCCTGACCCTTGATGAGAGCCGGATCGAGGCCATCGCCGCAGGTCTTGATGCGATTGTCGAGCTGCCAGATCCAGTCGGAGGCATCATCGCGGGTTGGGACCGCCCGAACGGTCTGAAGATCGAGCGCGTCCGCACACCGCTTGGGGTCATTGGCGTCATCTATGAAAGCCGTCCCAATGTGACCGCCGATGCAGGCGCCCTCTGCCTGAAAGCAGGCAATGCTGCGATTCTGCGCGGTGGTTCGGACAGCTACCATTCCTCGCGCGCCATTCACGCCTGCCTGGTCGCAGGGCTGGAAGCCGCAGGCCTGCCAGCGGACTCCGTCCAGATCGTCCCAACCACCGACCGCGCCGCAGTGGGCGAAATGCTCCGCGGCCTTGGCGGCACTGTCGATGTCATCGTGCCACGTGGCGGCAAGGGCCTTGTTGGCCGGGTGCAGGAAGAAGCGCGCGTGCCGGTCTTCTCCCATCTTGAAGGCATTTGCCATATCTATATCGACAAGGCCGCCGATGCGACCAAAGCCATCGACATCGCGATCAATGCCAAGATGCGCCGCACCGGCATCTGTGGCTCGGCAGAAACCTTGCTTATCGACCGGGCCGTGGCCGAAAGCATCGGCAAGCCTGTGCTTGAAGCGCTTGCCGCTGCAGGCTGCGAAATCCGTGGCACCGACGAAATTCGCGCCCTTTTTCCCGCCGCCATGGAAGCAAAGGAAGAGGATTGGTCGACCGAATATCTCGATGCCATCATCTCTGCCAAACTGGTGGATGGCGTGGCTGAGGCAATCGATCACATTGCCACATACAGCTCCAGCCACACCGAAAGCATTCTCACTGAGGACGCTGCCGCCGCCGAACGCTTCCTCAATGAAGTCGACAGTGCCATTGTTATGCACAACGCCTCCACCCAGTTTGCCGATGGCGGCGAGTTCGGCATGGGCGCCGAAATCGGCATCGCCACAGGCCGCATGCATGCCCGTGGCCCGGTGGGTCTGGAGCAACTGACAAGCTTCAAATATCGTGTCCATGGCACGGGCCAGACCCGGCCTTAA
- the proB gene encoding glutamate 5-kinase, with the protein MVRLQDQKRIVIKIGSATLVDEKTGRLRAAWLQTLIDDIAMLKAQGKEVLIVSSGAIALGRRRTNLPTGKLKLEESQAAAAIGQIALGEAYADALHKVDLTAGQILLTFEDTEERRRYLNARATLTKLLDLGAVPIINENDTVATSEIKFGDNDRLAARVATMISADCLILLSDIDGLYTAPPATNPDAKHIPIIEHITPAIEAMAGSAGSSLAKGGMTTKIAAAKIAVNAGANMIIANGGDYNPLKALMDGCKCSWFTAVANPITQRKRWINGHLEPQGILTLDDGAVRALLSGKSLLPAGVKLLEGNFAKGDAVIIKRLDGQEIARGLIGYDRIDADQIIGHKSSDIAHLLGYDGRPELIHRDDMVLRDHEPAYQI; encoded by the coding sequence ATCGTGAGACTTCAGGACCAGAAACGGATCGTCATCAAAATCGGCTCGGCGACCCTTGTTGACGAAAAAACCGGCCGCCTGCGCGCAGCATGGCTGCAAACCCTGATTGACGACATCGCCATGCTCAAGGCACAGGGCAAGGAGGTCCTGATCGTTTCCTCCGGTGCCATCGCGCTGGGTCGGCGCCGCACAAATCTGCCTACGGGCAAATTGAAGCTCGAGGAAAGTCAGGCCGCAGCCGCCATCGGCCAGATTGCCTTGGGCGAAGCCTATGCCGACGCTCTGCACAAGGTCGATCTGACGGCAGGTCAGATTTTGCTGACCTTTGAAGACACCGAAGAACGCCGCCGCTATCTCAATGCCCGCGCCACCCTGACCAAATTGCTCGATCTGGGGGCTGTGCCGATTATCAACGAAAATGACACAGTGGCGACCAGCGAAATCAAGTTCGGCGACAACGACCGGCTCGCCGCCCGCGTCGCCACCATGATCAGTGCCGATTGCCTGATCCTGCTGTCCGACATTGACGGCCTTTACACCGCGCCGCCCGCCACCAACCCGGACGCCAAGCATATTCCGATCATCGAGCATATCACCCCGGCCATTGAAGCCATGGCAGGCAGCGCCGGTTCGTCCCTTGCCAAGGGTGGCATGACCACCAAGATTGCTGCCGCCAAGATCGCGGTCAATGCAGGCGCCAACATGATCATCGCCAATGGCGGCGATTACAATCCGCTCAAGGCCTTGATGGATGGGTGCAAATGCAGTTGGTTCACCGCCGTTGCCAACCCGATAACCCAGCGCAAGCGCTGGATCAATGGCCATCTGGAACCACAGGGCATCCTGACCCTTGATGACGGCGCAGTGCGGGCCTTGCTGTCCGGCAAGAGCCTGCTGCCCGCCGGGGTCAAGCTGCTTGAAGGCAATTTCGCCAAGGGCGATGCAGTCATCATCAAAAGGCTCGACGGACAGGAAATTGCCCGTGGCCTGATTGGCTATGACCGCATCGATGCAGACCAGATCATTGGCCATAAATCATCCGACATCGCGCACCTTTTGGGCTATGACGGTCGACCGGAACTCATTCATCGCGACGATATGGTCCTGCGAGACCACGAACCGGCCTACCAAATCTAA
- the obgE gene encoding GTPase ObgE, which translates to MKFLDQAKVYVRSGDGGAGCISFRREKYVALGGPDGGDGGKGGDVLVECVNGLNTLIDYRFKQHFKAEIGLHGMGRNRNGHKGKNIVLRVPVGTQILDEDNETILADMTEVGQTYRLCKGGNGGFGNTHFKSSTNQAPRHANPGQEGEEKWIWLRLKLIADAGLVGLPNAGKSTFLASVSSAKPKIADYPFTTLHPNLGVVGIDGREFVMADIPGLIEGAHEGVGIGDRFLGHVERCRVLLHLIDATQDDYLDAYRVIRGELEAYDEGLGEKDEIVALTKIDSLTEDDIEEKLAEFEAANGFRPLAISAVARTNLDDILRALMSKIETENKRESEAEREDTAWRP; encoded by the coding sequence ATGAAATTTCTCGACCAGGCCAAGGTCTATGTCCGCTCCGGCGACGGCGGAGCGGGCTGCATTTCCTTTCGCCGTGAAAAATATGTGGCCCTTGGCGGGCCAGATGGCGGCGATGGCGGCAAGGGCGGTGACGTCCTTGTCGAATGCGTCAATGGCCTGAACACGCTGATTGACTATCGCTTCAAGCAGCATTTCAAGGCCGAAATCGGCTTGCATGGCATGGGCCGCAACCGCAATGGTCATAAAGGCAAGAATATCGTTCTGCGTGTCCCGGTGGGCACACAGATCCTCGACGAGGACAACGAAACCATTCTTGCGGACATGACCGAAGTGGGTCAGACCTATCGTCTGTGCAAGGGCGGCAATGGCGGCTTTGGCAACACCCATTTCAAGTCCTCGACCAACCAGGCCCCGCGCCACGCCAATCCGGGTCAGGAAGGCGAGGAAAAATGGATCTGGCTGCGCCTCAAGCTGATCGCTGATGCAGGGCTTGTCGGTCTGCCCAATGCGGGCAAGTCCACCTTCCTTGCCTCGGTTTCTTCGGCCAAGCCCAAAATCGCAGACTATCCCTTCACCACCCTGCATCCCAATCTCGGGGTCGTTGGCATTGACGGCCGCGAATTTGTCATGGCCGACATTCCCGGCCTGATCGAAGGGGCGCATGAAGGGGTCGGCATCGGCGACCGCTTTCTGGGGCATGTGGAACGCTGCCGGGTTTTGCTCCATCTGATTGATGCAACACAGGACGATTATCTCGACGCCTATCGGGTTATTCGGGGCGAACTTGAAGCCTATGACGAAGGTCTGGGCGAGAAGGACGAGATTGTTGCTCTGACCAAGATCGACTCCCTCACCGAAGACGACATTGAAGAGAAACTGGCAGAATTCGAAGCCGCCAATGGCTTCCGCCCTCTCGCCATTTCCGCTGTTGCCCGCACCAATTTGGACGACATTCTGCGCGCCCTGATGAGCAAGATCGAGACAGAAAACAAGCGCGAGTCGGAAGCCGAGCGTGAGGACACTGCATGGCGACCGTGA
- a CDS encoding GNAT family N-acetyltransferase, with the protein MRRPSLHSKRLLLRPLHKSDAPSLESICSQRAVSETLAAVPYPYPQGGAHDWLEREAKGLAGINMAIVHKGDLIGVIGIKPSSERTIGDFVPSIGYWLDRPFWGKGYMQEAVTRLLDWYLPHEPTERIRAAVFEDNPRSLGVLQKLGFCEIGRDEGYSIARGIHMPQINLELTANRYKEAMQ; encoded by the coding sequence ATGCGCAGACCAAGTCTTCATAGCAAGCGTCTGCTCTTGCGCCCCCTTCACAAGAGCGACGCGCCCTCCCTCGAATCCATTTGCAGCCAGCGCGCGGTCAGTGAGACTCTGGCCGCCGTCCCCTATCCTTATCCGCAAGGCGGCGCACACGATTGGCTCGAGCGCGAAGCCAAGGGACTGGCTGGTATCAACATGGCCATCGTCCATAAAGGCGACCTGATCGGCGTGATTGGTATCAAGCCGTCAAGCGAACGCACAATTGGCGACTTTGTGCCGTCAATTGGCTATTGGCTTGACCGGCCTTTTTGGGGTAAAGGCTATATGCAAGAAGCTGTAACCCGTCTTCTTGACTGGTATTTGCCACACGAGCCGACTGAACGCATCCGTGCGGCCGTGTTCGAAGACAATCCCCGCTCCCTTGGTGTATTGCAAAAGCTCGGCTTTTGCGAAATCGGCAGGGACGAGGGATACAGCATTGCGCGCGGGATACACATGCCCCAGATCAATCTGGAGCTGACCGCCAATAGATACAAAGAGGCCATGCAATGA